The following are from one region of the Hymenobacter sp. YIM 151858-1 genome:
- a CDS encoding efflux RND transporter permease subunit: MWSKLALLIIKNRRLLVGVLAVITVFMAWKAKDVEMTYDFAQVVSPDDPDMVYFQEFKKTFGEDGNVLVLGMQDSSVYRLGNFNELRMLTDTLGKVEGVNGVLSVTKLIQLTKDTANQRFAAEPIFRTFPQTQKELDSLMQIVNRQEFYKGQLISPSTGATLMALTMDPKYLNSSRRQAVMQDILAHAERFTQKTGIKLHYAGLPYVRSTMTSKVAGEMKFFLMLAALVTSATLLVFFRTWSAVVFPLLIVGVAVIWCVGTIVLLGYKITLLTGLIPSILIVIGIPNCTYLLSRYHYDYRISGNQVLAMVRVVRKIGLVTLMNNTATATGFFVFCFTNIAILYQFGWVATISIFAAFFISIILIPIVFTYLPPPTPKQLEHLDAKPLTKLLEFFDYLVLERRGLVYGTAIVLCALGALGASRLQSVAYMVDDLPKNSSVNADLKFFEQHFNGIMPLEIVIDTGKKRGILKLKNLERIDRLENYLRTQPVLTSPISIVTFLKASTQAFYNGDPAYYRLPDNSERNFILSYLARSQGKEGSGMDNKLLRSFADSTGQKARISLKIADIGSRNLDTLLLNKIEPKIKEIFNGTGMEVKLTGTTILFTKGNEYIIGTLRNSLIHAFGLVGLIVLVLFRSIRSVFFTLLPNFVTLLLTAGLMGYFGIALKPATALIFCIALGIDGDNSIHLLAKFRQEMATNGRRVRAAISTTLSEAGTSMIYTSIVLFVGFSIFAFSEFGGTKALGLLMSASLLITNFSNLILLPALLVTFEHGKDETIDRALIQHYDDQYHEEDDDLELNLDKMTVQPRLPHGSPAERGPATT; encoded by the coding sequence ATGTGGAGTAAGCTTGCCCTGCTGATTATCAAGAACCGCCGCCTGCTTGTTGGGGTGCTGGCGGTCATCACCGTGTTTATGGCCTGGAAAGCCAAGGACGTGGAAATGACCTACGACTTTGCCCAGGTCGTATCGCCCGACGACCCGGACATGGTATACTTCCAGGAGTTCAAGAAAACCTTCGGCGAAGACGGCAACGTGCTGGTGCTGGGCATGCAGGATAGCTCGGTGTACCGCTTGGGCAACTTCAACGAGCTGCGCATGCTTACCGATACCCTCGGTAAGGTAGAAGGCGTGAACGGCGTGCTATCGGTAACCAAGCTCATTCAGCTTACCAAGGATACCGCCAACCAGCGCTTTGCCGCCGAACCCATTTTCCGCACGTTTCCGCAAACCCAGAAGGAGCTCGACTCGCTGATGCAGATCGTGAACCGGCAGGAGTTCTACAAAGGCCAGCTTATCAGCCCCAGCACCGGGGCCACGCTCATGGCCCTTACCATGGACCCCAAGTACCTGAACTCGTCGCGGCGGCAGGCCGTGATGCAGGACATTCTGGCCCATGCCGAGCGGTTCACCCAAAAAACCGGCATCAAGCTGCACTACGCCGGCCTGCCCTACGTGCGCTCCACGATGACAAGCAAGGTGGCCGGCGAAATGAAGTTTTTCCTGATGCTGGCGGCGCTGGTTACCAGTGCCACGCTGCTGGTGTTTTTCCGGACGTGGTCGGCGGTGGTGTTTCCGCTACTGATTGTGGGCGTGGCCGTTATCTGGTGCGTGGGCACCATTGTGCTGCTCGGCTATAAGATTACGCTGCTTACGGGCTTGATTCCCAGTATCCTGATCGTAATCGGGATACCCAACTGCACGTACCTGCTCTCGCGCTACCACTACGACTACCGCATTTCGGGCAACCAGGTGCTGGCCATGGTGCGCGTGGTGCGCAAAATTGGCCTGGTTACGCTGATGAACAACACGGCCACGGCCACGGGCTTTTTCGTGTTCTGCTTCACCAACATTGCCATTCTGTACCAGTTTGGCTGGGTGGCCACCATCAGCATTTTCGCGGCCTTTTTCATCTCGATCATTCTCATCCCGATCGTATTTACCTACCTGCCGCCGCCCACGCCCAAGCAGCTCGAGCACCTCGATGCCAAGCCGCTCACCAAGCTGCTCGAGTTCTTCGACTACCTGGTGCTGGAGCGCCGTGGGCTGGTGTACGGTACCGCCATTGTGCTGTGCGCCCTAGGTGCCCTGGGGGCCAGCCGGCTGCAGTCGGTGGCGTACATGGTCGATGATCTGCCCAAAAACTCGTCCGTCAACGCCGACCTCAAGTTCTTCGAGCAGCATTTCAACGGCATTATGCCGCTCGAAATCGTGATTGACACCGGCAAGAAGCGTGGCATTCTGAAGCTGAAAAACCTCGAGCGCATCGACCGTCTCGAGAACTACCTGCGTACGCAGCCGGTGCTTACCTCGCCCATCAGCATTGTTACCTTCCTGAAGGCCTCCACCCAGGCCTTCTACAACGGCGACCCGGCGTATTACCGCCTCCCCGACAACTCCGAGCGCAACTTTATCCTGAGCTACCTGGCCCGCTCGCAGGGCAAGGAGGGCTCGGGCATGGACAACAAGCTGCTGCGCTCCTTTGCCGACTCCACGGGCCAGAAGGCACGCATTTCCCTCAAGATTGCCGACATCGGTTCGCGCAACCTCGATACGCTGCTGCTCAACAAGATCGAGCCCAAAATCAAGGAAATCTTCAACGGTACGGGCATGGAGGTGAAGCTAACCGGCACCACCATCCTGTTCACCAAAGGCAACGAGTACATCATCGGCACGCTGCGCAACAGCCTTATCCACGCGTTTGGCCTGGTGGGGCTTATCGTGCTGGTGCTGTTCCGCTCCATCCGCTCGGTGTTCTTCACGCTGCTGCCCAACTTCGTTACGCTGCTGCTCACGGCCGGCCTCATGGGCTACTTCGGCATTGCCCTGAAGCCCGCCACGGCCCTGATTTTCTGCATCGCCCTAGGTATCGACGGCGACAACTCCATTCACCTGCTGGCCAAGTTCCGGCAGGAAATGGCCACCAACGGCCGCCGCGTGCGGGCCGCCATCAGCACCACGCTCTCGGAGGCCGGCACCAGCATGATTTACACCAGCATCGTGCTGTTTGTGGGCTTTAGCATCTTCGCGTTCAGTGAGTTTGGCGGTACCAAGGCCCTGGGGCTGCTGATGTCGGCCTCGTTGCTGATTACCAACTTCTCGAACCTGATTTTGCTGCCCGCGCTGCTGGTAACCTTCGAGCACGGCAAGGACGAAACCATCGACCGCGCCCTGATTCAGCACTACGACGACCAGTACCACGAGGAGGACGACGACCTGGAGCTGAACCTCGATAAGATGACCGTGCAGCCGCGCCTGCCGCACGGCTCGCCCGCCGAACGCGGCCCTGCCACCACCTAG
- a CDS encoding lipoprotein signal peptidase encodes MKYWKYYLLALLVIVIDQLSKWAVHTYMQPGMPGEIPLLGDWFKLHYTLNPGMAFGVELPPPYGKVLLTSFRLVAVTGIAYYIYRLRKQGMPSGLIWCVAAILGGAIGNLIDSISYGLIYDNAPFGSPTPWFHGQVIDMLYLDLYEGFLPDSWPLIGNMHVSLWPIFNIADAAIFLGVMFILLNQNRFFHPHPQPAHHAEHRSDAEAATEIA; translated from the coding sequence ATGAAATACTGGAAGTACTACCTGCTCGCGCTGCTGGTAATTGTTATCGACCAACTCTCGAAGTGGGCCGTGCATACCTACATGCAACCGGGCATGCCGGGCGAAATTCCACTGCTGGGCGACTGGTTTAAGCTGCACTACACGCTCAATCCGGGCATGGCTTTCGGGGTAGAGTTGCCGCCGCCTTACGGCAAGGTGTTGCTCACGAGCTTCCGGTTGGTGGCCGTTACGGGCATTGCGTACTACATCTACCGCTTGCGCAAACAAGGCATGCCCAGCGGCCTGATCTGGTGCGTGGCCGCCATACTCGGCGGGGCCATCGGTAACCTTATCGACTCAATTTCCTACGGCCTGATCTACGACAACGCGCCGTTTGGCTCGCCCACGCCGTGGTTCCACGGCCAAGTTATCGACATGCTGTACCTCGACCTGTACGAAGGCTTCTTGCCCGACTCCTGGCCGCTGATTGGCAACATGCACGTGTCGCTCTGGCCCATCTTCAACATTGCCGATGCGGCCATTTTCCTGGGGGTGATGTTCATTTTGCTGAACCAGAACCGCTTTTTCCACCCGCATCCGCAGCCAGCCCACCATGCCGAACACCGTTCTGATGCCGAAGCTGCCACCGAAATAGCCTAG
- the ileS gene encoding isoleucine--tRNA ligase, with amino-acid sequence MRYPEYKQPFDYAQVGTDILRWWQENGIFEKSVSTREGRETFVFYEGPPSANGAPGIHHVMARTVKDIFCRYQTLKGFQVNRKGGWDTHGLPIELQVEKELGITKEDIGKKISIEDYNQRCRETVMRFKHQWDDLTEKMGYWVDLNDPYITFEPEYIESCWALLKKLYDKGLLYKGYTIQPYSPAAGTGLSSHELNQPGTYRDVKDTTIVAEFEVKRNEQSEKLFALADGLPVFVLAWTTTPWTLPANTGLAVGKNIRYAVVRTFNPYTREPQVVVLAKDLLSRHFSEKGAEAWLDEYKPGDKVLPWRQVGEFSGAELVGIGYQRLFGREVGFPAFEGEERAFRVIPGDFVTTEDGTGIVHISPTFGADDFRVAQQNDIPALLVVGDDGKPGPIVDRTGRYVPQMGEFGGRWVKNYDGHDDSAADYRTLDVDISVRLKERGRAFKVEKYEHTYPHCWRTDKPVLYYPLDSWFIKTTAVKDRLIELNKTINWKPESTGTGRFGNWLENLVDWNLSRSRYWGTPLPIWRTQDGTEELCIGSVEELKREIDKAVAAEIMTHNPYANGEKVDLHRPYVDDIFLVSPSGQPMYREPDLIDVWFDSGAMPYAQWHYPLENEGQFKKNFPADFIAEGVDQTRGWFFTLHALGVMLEDSVAFKNVIANGLVLDKNGNKMSKRLGNAIDPFETIGKFGPDATRWYMIANAQPWDNLKFDLAGITEVQRRFFGTLFNTYSFYALYANLDEFQTREFDRVPLTELSELDRWILSKLQSLILEVQGHFDNYDPTKAARAIQDFVTDQLSNWYVRLSRRRFWKGELTTDKQAAFETLQQCLVVVSQLMSPIAPFFAEWLYKNMTDGMRAEAVEKATPLRYESVHLTELVEAEESLIDKALEERMDLAQRISSLTHSLRKKSVLKVRQPLQRILVPVLTETTREQVGKVEDLICAEVNVKHVEFLDDTSGVLVKSVKPNFKRLGQQFGPRLKAVAARIQQMTSEEIGQLEKAGQLMVEVEAQEVTLSPEDVEIRTEDLPGWLVATDGPLTVALDVTLTDELRHEGVARELVNRLQNLRKDSGLEVQDKIRVTLGADQPELVQAVQEFGDYIRTETQALSLDLANGLTDGAVLEFDEYSVPVRLEVVKS; translated from the coding sequence ATGAGATACCCCGAATACAAACAGCCCTTCGATTACGCCCAGGTTGGCACCGATATCCTGCGTTGGTGGCAGGAAAACGGCATTTTCGAGAAAAGCGTGAGCACCCGCGAGGGCCGCGAAACGTTCGTGTTCTACGAGGGCCCGCCCTCGGCCAACGGCGCGCCCGGCATTCACCACGTAATGGCCCGCACGGTAAAAGACATTTTCTGCCGCTACCAAACGCTTAAGGGCTTTCAGGTAAACCGCAAAGGCGGCTGGGACACCCACGGCCTGCCCATTGAGCTGCAGGTAGAGAAGGAGCTGGGCATCACGAAGGAGGACATCGGGAAGAAGATCAGCATCGAGGACTACAACCAGCGCTGCCGCGAAACGGTGATGCGGTTTAAGCACCAGTGGGATGACTTGACCGAGAAGATGGGCTACTGGGTGGACCTCAACGACCCCTACATCACCTTCGAGCCGGAGTACATCGAGAGCTGCTGGGCGCTGCTGAAGAAGCTCTACGACAAGGGTTTGCTCTACAAGGGCTACACCATTCAGCCGTACTCGCCGGCGGCCGGTACCGGCCTCAGCTCGCACGAGTTGAACCAACCCGGCACCTACCGCGACGTGAAGGACACGACCATCGTGGCCGAGTTCGAGGTGAAGCGCAACGAGCAGTCGGAGAAGCTGTTTGCCCTGGCCGACGGCCTGCCGGTGTTCGTGCTGGCCTGGACGACCACGCCCTGGACGCTGCCTGCCAATACGGGTTTGGCCGTGGGCAAAAACATCCGCTACGCCGTGGTGCGCACCTTCAACCCCTACACCCGCGAGCCGCAGGTAGTGGTGCTGGCCAAGGATTTGCTGAGCCGCCACTTCTCCGAAAAAGGCGCTGAGGCTTGGCTGGACGAGTACAAACCCGGTGATAAAGTGCTGCCCTGGCGCCAGGTGGGCGAGTTCAGCGGCGCTGAGCTGGTGGGCATCGGCTACCAGCGTTTGTTCGGCCGCGAAGTTGGTTTCCCGGCCTTCGAAGGGGAGGAGCGGGCTTTCCGCGTAATTCCTGGTGACTTCGTAACCACCGAAGACGGTACCGGCATTGTGCACATCTCGCCCACCTTCGGCGCCGATGACTTCCGCGTAGCCCAGCAAAACGATATCCCGGCCCTGCTTGTCGTCGGCGACGACGGCAAGCCCGGCCCCATCGTGGACCGCACCGGCCGCTACGTGCCGCAAATGGGCGAATTTGGCGGCCGTTGGGTGAAAAACTACGACGGCCACGACGACTCCGCCGCCGACTACCGCACCCTCGACGTGGACATCAGCGTGCGCCTGAAGGAGCGCGGCCGGGCCTTCAAAGTGGAGAAGTACGAGCACACCTACCCGCACTGCTGGCGCACCGATAAGCCCGTGCTGTACTACCCGCTCGACTCGTGGTTTATCAAGACCACGGCCGTCAAGGACCGCCTCATCGAGCTCAACAAAACCATCAACTGGAAGCCCGAAAGCACCGGCACCGGCCGCTTCGGCAACTGGTTGGAGAACCTGGTTGACTGGAACCTGAGCCGCTCGCGCTACTGGGGTACGCCGCTGCCCATCTGGCGCACGCAGGATGGCACGGAGGAGCTGTGCATTGGCTCGGTGGAGGAGCTAAAGCGGGAGATTGACAAGGCCGTAGCGGCCGAAATCATGACCCACAACCCCTACGCCAACGGCGAAAAGGTAGACCTGCACCGGCCATACGTCGACGATATTTTCCTCGTGTCGCCGTCGGGCCAGCCCATGTACCGCGAGCCGGACCTCATCGACGTGTGGTTCGACTCGGGCGCTATGCCCTACGCGCAGTGGCACTACCCGCTCGAAAACGAAGGTCAGTTCAAGAAGAATTTCCCGGCCGATTTCATTGCCGAAGGTGTCGACCAGACGCGCGGCTGGTTCTTTACGCTGCACGCCCTAGGGGTGATGCTGGAAGACTCGGTGGCGTTTAAGAACGTAATAGCCAACGGCTTGGTGCTCGACAAGAACGGCAACAAGATGTCAAAGCGCCTCGGCAACGCCATCGATCCGTTCGAAACCATCGGCAAATTCGGGCCCGATGCCACGCGCTGGTACATGATTGCCAACGCCCAGCCCTGGGACAACCTGAAGTTCGACCTGGCTGGCATTACGGAGGTACAGCGCCGCTTTTTCGGCACGCTGTTCAACACGTACTCGTTCTACGCCCTCTACGCCAACCTCGACGAGTTCCAGACCCGCGAGTTCGACCGTGTGCCGCTCACCGAGCTGTCGGAGCTGGACCGCTGGATTCTCTCGAAGCTGCAGTCGCTCATCTTGGAAGTACAGGGTCATTTCGACAACTACGACCCCACGAAAGCGGCCCGCGCTATCCAGGATTTCGTCACCGATCAGCTCTCCAACTGGTACGTGCGCCTCTCGCGCCGCCGTTTCTGGAAAGGCGAGCTAACCACGGATAAGCAGGCCGCCTTCGAAACCCTGCAGCAGTGCCTCGTGGTGGTGTCGCAGCTGATGTCGCCCATCGCGCCCTTCTTCGCCGAGTGGCTCTACAAGAACATGACCGACGGCATGCGCGCCGAGGCGGTGGAAAAAGCTACCCCGCTGCGCTACGAATCGGTGCACCTCACGGAGCTGGTAGAAGCCGAAGAAAGCCTGATTGACAAGGCTTTGGAAGAGCGTATGGACTTGGCCCAGCGCATCAGCTCGCTTACGCACTCGCTCCGGAAGAAATCGGTACTGAAGGTGCGTCAGCCGCTGCAGCGCATCCTCGTGCCGGTGCTCACCGAGACGACTCGCGAGCAGGTAGGGAAGGTAGAGGACCTGATTTGCGCCGAGGTGAACGTGAAGCACGTGGAGTTCCTCGACGATACCTCGGGCGTGCTGGTGAAGTCGGTGAAGCCCAACTTCAAGCGCCTAGGTCAGCAGTTTGGCCCGCGCCTGAAGGCCGTGGCGGCCCGCATTCAGCAGATGACGTCGGAGGAAATCGGCCAGCTCGAAAAGGCTGGTCAGCTGATGGTAGAGGTTGAGGCTCAGGAGGTAACGCTTTCGCCGGAAGACGTGGAAATCCGCACCGAAGACCTGCCCGGCTGGCTGGTAGCCACCGACGGCCCGCTGACAGTTGCCCTCGACGTAACCCTGACCGACGAGCTGCGGCACGAAGGCGTAGCCCGCGAGCTGGTGAACCGTTTGCAGAATCTGCGCAAGGATTCGGGCCTCGAAGTGCAGGACAAAATTCGGGTGACCCTAGGTGCCGACCAGCCCGAACTGGTACAGGCCGTGCAGGAATTCGGCGATTATATCCGCACCGAAACCCAAGCCCTGTCGCTGGATCTGGCGAATGGTCTGACGGACGGCGCCGTGCTCGAATTTGACGAGTACAGCGTGCCGGTGCGCCTGGAAGTCGTAAAAAGCTGA
- a CDS encoding inorganic phosphate transporter, whose product MLGLEPQVLLLLLVCLIAACAFEFVNGFHDTANAVATVIYTNTLRPWIAVVWSAFWNFIGVFGGGITVAMGIVYLLPVESLVDQNIYHGIAMVGALILAAIIWNVGTWYYGIPASSSHALIGSILGVGIAFSLLPGSNGAAVNWGKATETGIALLIGPLFGFTLTILVMFILKRFVKSKAIFKEPHKRKPPPLWIRLILIATCTLVSFFHGSNDGQKGVGLIMLILIGIVPIKFALDESKNPLDMRDSLVRVEQVMRKINPAELAPDEQKALADINQQTANLDRIFAGKTDVKQLPETDRFQIRKAILLTYTRAKKLMDSDRVSLSPADREAYDEGIKNMRSFTDYAPKWVVLIVSLSLGIGTMIGWKRIVVTIGERIGKEHLTYAQGASSELIAATMIGLSTASGLPSSTTHVLSSAIAGSMVANRGIKNLNPGMVRNIALAWVLTLPVTMALSGVLFLLFRALL is encoded by the coding sequence ATGCTTGGCTTAGAGCCCCAAGTGCTCCTGCTGCTGCTGGTGTGTCTGATTGCCGCCTGCGCGTTCGAATTCGTCAACGGCTTTCACGACACTGCTAACGCGGTAGCAACCGTCATTTACACCAATACGCTGCGGCCCTGGATAGCCGTGGTCTGGTCAGCTTTCTGGAACTTCATCGGCGTGTTTGGCGGCGGCATCACCGTGGCCATGGGCATTGTGTACCTGCTGCCCGTCGAGAGCCTCGTCGACCAGAACATTTACCACGGCATTGCCATGGTGGGCGCCCTGATTCTGGCCGCCATCATCTGGAACGTGGGCACCTGGTACTACGGCATCCCGGCTTCCAGCTCGCACGCGCTCATCGGCTCCATCCTGGGCGTGGGCATTGCCTTTTCGCTGCTGCCCGGCTCCAACGGCGCCGCTGTTAACTGGGGCAAGGCCACCGAAACCGGCATTGCGCTGCTGATTGGCCCGCTGTTTGGCTTCACGCTTACCATTCTGGTGATGTTCATCCTGAAGCGGTTCGTCAAGTCGAAAGCCATCTTTAAGGAGCCGCACAAGCGCAAGCCGCCACCCCTTTGGATTCGCCTGATCCTGATTGCCACCTGCACGCTGGTAAGCTTCTTCCACGGCTCCAACGACGGCCAGAAGGGCGTAGGGCTGATCATGCTGATCCTGATTGGCATTGTGCCCATCAAGTTTGCGCTCGATGAGTCGAAGAACCCGCTCGACATGCGCGATTCGCTCGTGCGCGTGGAGCAGGTAATGCGCAAGATCAACCCGGCCGAGCTGGCCCCCGACGAGCAAAAAGCCCTGGCCGATATCAACCAGCAAACGGCTAACCTCGACCGCATTTTCGCCGGCAAAACCGACGTGAAGCAGCTGCCCGAAACCGACCGTTTCCAGATTCGCAAGGCCATTCTGCTGACCTACACCCGGGCCAAAAAGCTGATGGATAGCGACCGGGTAAGCCTGAGCCCCGCTGACCGCGAGGCCTACGACGAAGGCATCAAGAACATGCGCAGCTTTACCGACTACGCCCCCAAATGGGTAGTGCTGATCGTGTCGCTGTCCCTAGGTATCGGTACCATGATTGGCTGGAAGCGCATCGTGGTAACCATTGGCGAGCGAATCGGCAAGGAGCACCTTACCTACGCGCAGGGTGCTTCGTCGGAGCTGATTGCCGCTACCATGATTGGCCTGAGCACGGCCTCGGGCCTGCCCTCCTCCACCACGCACGTGCTGTCGTCGGCCATTGCGGGCTCCATGGTGGCCAACCGCGGTATCAAAAACCTGAACCCCGGCATGGTGCGCAACATTGCGCTGGCTTGGGTGCTTACGCTGCCCGTAACCATGGCGCTGTCGGGCGTGCTGTTCCTGCTGTTCCGGGCGCTGCTGTAA
- a CDS encoding glycine--tRNA ligase, with the protein MSNPTQKPTLENTQLKDIVAHAKEYGFVFPSSEIYDGLAAVYDYGPNGVELKNNLKRLWWEAMTQLNPNVVGIDAAIFMHPLTWHASGHVAGFNDPLIDNLDSKKRYRADVLVEEKAAQYENNGEVERAQALLQHLGRLLTDNDLGGVKQLIIDEKITCPVSGTGNWTDVRQFNLMFSTQGSAVESDAAQIYLRPETAQGIFVNFLNVQKSARMKVPFGIAQIGKAFRNEIVARQFIFRMREFEQMEMQFFVRPGTEMEWYQQWKETRRRWHEALGLPAAKLRFHDHEKLAHYANAAVDIEFEFPFGFKEIEGIHSRTDFDLTQHQELSKKKQQYFDADINPETGKPYGNYVPYVVETSVGADRLFLATLCNAYTEETLTEGEGEQQQTKQRTYLKLHPAVAPIKAAIFPLVRKDGLPEKAQQIFDELRHDFRIIMEERDAIGKRYTRQDLIGTPFCIAVDHQTLEDDTVTVRHRDSREQVRMPIAELRQYIGQAVSFRRIFEQL; encoded by the coding sequence ATGAGCAACCCGACGCAGAAACCAACCCTCGAAAATACCCAGCTGAAAGACATTGTTGCCCACGCCAAGGAATACGGCTTCGTGTTCCCGTCGTCGGAAATCTACGACGGCCTCGCGGCCGTGTACGATTACGGCCCCAACGGCGTGGAGCTCAAGAACAACCTGAAGCGCCTGTGGTGGGAAGCCATGACGCAGCTCAACCCCAACGTGGTGGGTATTGACGCGGCCATCTTCATGCACCCGCTCACGTGGCACGCCTCGGGCCACGTGGCTGGTTTCAACGATCCGCTCATCGACAACCTCGACAGCAAGAAGCGCTACCGCGCCGACGTGCTGGTGGAGGAAAAAGCCGCGCAGTACGAAAACAACGGCGAAGTGGAGCGCGCGCAAGCGCTGCTGCAGCACCTGGGCCGCCTGCTCACCGACAACGACCTAGGCGGCGTAAAGCAGCTTATCATCGACGAGAAGATTACCTGCCCGGTATCGGGTACCGGCAACTGGACCGACGTGCGCCAGTTTAACCTGATGTTCTCGACGCAGGGCTCGGCCGTGGAAAGCGACGCCGCCCAGATTTACCTGCGCCCCGAAACCGCCCAGGGCATTTTCGTGAACTTCCTGAACGTGCAGAAGTCGGCCCGCATGAAGGTGCCCTTCGGCATTGCGCAAATCGGCAAAGCCTTCCGCAACGAGATTGTGGCCCGCCAGTTCATCTTCCGGATGCGCGAGTTCGAGCAAATGGAGATGCAGTTCTTCGTGCGCCCTGGCACCGAAATGGAGTGGTACCAGCAGTGGAAGGAAACCCGCCGCCGCTGGCACGAGGCCCTGGGTTTGCCCGCGGCCAAGCTGCGCTTCCACGACCACGAGAAGCTGGCCCACTACGCCAACGCCGCCGTCGATATCGAGTTTGAATTCCCCTTCGGCTTCAAGGAAATCGAGGGCATCCACTCGCGCACCGACTTCGACCTGACCCAGCACCAGGAGCTCTCGAAGAAAAAGCAGCAGTACTTCGACGCCGACATCAACCCCGAAACCGGCAAGCCCTACGGCAACTACGTGCCCTACGTGGTAGAAACCTCCGTGGGTGCCGACCGCCTGTTCCTGGCCACGCTCTGCAACGCCTACACCGAGGAAACCCTGACCGAGGGCGAAGGCGAGCAGCAGCAAACCAAGCAGCGCACCTACCTGAAGCTGCACCCCGCGGTGGCGCCCATCAAGGCGGCCATCTTCCCGCTGGTGCGCAAGGATGGTTTGCCCGAAAAGGCCCAGCAGATTTTCGACGAGCTGCGCCACGACTTCCGCATCATCATGGAAGAGCGCGACGCCATCGGCAAGCGCTACACCCGCCAGGACCTCATCGGCACGCCGTTCTGCATTGCCGTCGACCACCAGACGCTGGAAGACGACACCGTAACCGTGCGCCACCGCGACTCGCGCGAGCAGGTGCGCATGCCCATTGCCGAGCTGCGCCAGTACATTGGCCAGGCCGTAAGCTTCCGCCGCATTTTCGAGCAGCTGTAA